The Zingiber officinale cultivar Zhangliang chromosome 9A, Zo_v1.1, whole genome shotgun sequence genome window below encodes:
- the LOC122020867 gene encoding high-affinity nitrate transporter-activating protein 2.1-like, with protein MPASLLHQIATFLLLLCFLRTSSAVLFSSLHQDLIVTASPRPGQVLYAGVDQIRVSWALNGSLPAGAGAAYAKVKISLCYAPVSQVDRRWRKTRDDLKKDKTCQFKITTTPYASVGGSYDYAVERSIPTATYFVRAYALDSSDVEVAYGQTTDAKKTTNLFHIIGISGRHASLDIAAACFSAFSVLALTFFLVAEKRKAKQ; from the exons ATGCCTGCTTCCCTCCTGCATCAAATTGCAacttttcttctcctcctctgttTTCTGAGGACTTCTTCTGCAGTGCTGTTCTCCTCCCTGCACCAGGATCTCATAGTCACTGCATCACCAAGACCAGGCCAAG TGTTGTATGCCGGCGTGGACCAGATCAGAGTGAGCTGGGCTCTTAACGGGAGCCTCCCCGCCGGCGCCGGCGCGGCCTACGCAAAGGTGAAGATAAGCCTGTGCTACGCGCCGGTGAGCCAGGTCGACCGCAGGTGGCGCAAGACCCGAGACGACCTCAAGAAGGACAAGACGTGTCAGTTCAAGATCACCACCACGCCCTACGCCTCCGTCGGCGGCTCCTACGACTACGCCGTGGAGCGGAGCATCCCCACGGCGACCTACTTCGTGAGGGCCTACGCGCTCGACTCCTCCGACGTCGAGGTCGCCTACGGGCAGACCACCGACGCCAAGAAAACCACCAACCTGTTCCACATCATCGGGATCTCCGGCCGGCACGCGTCGCTGGATATAGCTGCTGCATGCTTCTCGGCCTTCTCCGTTCTCGCGCTTACTTTCTTCCTAGTGGCTGAGAAGAGGAAGGCCAAGCAATGA